The DNA sequence GATCTGAAGTCAAAACGGAAGATCGCCGCGTTTGTTATCGTCGCCGTTCTCGGCTCGCTCGCATGCGCCCTGGTGATCGCGTGGGGGCTGGATGTACTGAGAATGGTGCCCTTCGCCGCCCTCGGCAGCATTATCTTTCTGAACAACTCGATCCCTGCGATCGTTCTGGGCATTCCCATGATGATTGTCCTCTACCCGAGGATCAAGGGATGGAATCTTCTCTGGACCGATATTATGAATGAGGAGGACATACCGGCGGCAGGGGGTATGTCCGGAATCGGAGGCATTTTAATGACGGTCAGTATTCTCGTCGGCATGATCGGCGGTTTCATAATGGCTTCCGCGGCCGGGCAGGCGTTCTTATACAGGGGATTCGGCGCGGGCGGTGAAGTCGGCTCTTTCGGTGTGCTTCTGGTCGCCGGAATGGGGACGGCGGGGCTGGTGCTCTCGTGCTTTATTCAGTCCATGCCGGTAAAAAAGTAGGGGAAAGATGTTTTCTGGACGTGGTGGTGACGCCTTATTATAAGGCCTGCCGGACCCATCGCCCCATTACTCTGTCGGCTTCCGCGAGGACGAGCCATAATTCCTGGATTGCGTTTATCAGCTCCGTCCTGCTTTTCTGGTCAGCTTCCTGCGCGGTGATCAGGTCAAGCTGGGATCCCAGCCCTTCGCGGTACATCATCTCGGCGATCTCCAGCTCCTTGTCGGCCCGTTCGGCCTGACGGCGGCGGATGGCGACGATTTCGAGCGCCCGCCCCCATCGTTCGCGGACAAGATCAGCTTCCCGCTTCAGGCTGTCGCGCCTCGCCTCCAGTTCGTACCCGGCCTTTTTGAGCAGCGACTCAGCCGCCCCGGTTTTGTTGGCCGTCTTCCCCCCGTCCGTCAGGGGAACTGTCAGCACGGCGCGGACGAAGACCTCACCGCCCCGCTCCATGGAGGAATTGAGGTCTTCCAGAACCCGCAGCCCCAAGGAGAGATCCACGAAGGGAGACAGCCCCTTCGCGGCGAGGGAGCGCTGCACCGAGGCCCGTTCCCTGGAGAGCATCAGCGAGGCGACGTCGGGGCGGCTCTCCCATGCCTTCGTCTCGTCCACGGCGGGACTCAGCTTCTCGAGTTGGGGGAACATGGTCTCCGGCGTTACCGGAACTCCCCCTGCGAGAGCGCTCATCTCGACGAGCTGCTGTTCGTACTTCTGGCGGGCCTGGAGGAGGAACGCCTCGCCGTCGTCAACCTGCGACTGAGCCCGCAGCAGCTCCAGAAGGGAGACAAGCTCCTTGTCGAATTTCTCGCGGGTGATGAGCAGCGATTCGCGGCGTTTCGCCACGATCTGTTCCATGGCCTCCCGGTTCAGCGCCGCCATCACCGCCCTGCGGTAGGCGGACGCTGCGAGGGCGAGCCGTTCATTGACCGCGTCGGCGTACTGGTTCCGGAGAATCTCGACTCCGAGGAGAAGCTCCCGCTCCTGGAGTCCGTAGCTTCCCGAGAGGTTAACGCGGTGCGAGAGGGAGAGGTCGATCTGCTGATCGCCCCGCTCCTGGTCGAGCCACTTGCTTGCCTCGGCGGAGAGCCCGAGCGAGGGGCGCTGAACGGAAAGTTCCGCCCGGGCGGAGAAAAGCCTCGCATCGATCTCCTGCCTTACGGCGGCGAGGTCGTTGTTTCGCTCCATCACGAGGGCCAGGTACTGAGCCTCCGAAAGCGGCGCGGAGAAGGCCGTCAAGGGAAAGAGAAAAAGAAAAGCAGGCAGTGCGGCGAAGAACATGCTAAATTTCATGGGGCCTCCTTGTCGTCACTTTCGCAGGGTATGGATTTCGGTCCCTCGGGATCATTCTACTCTTTGTGGGAGCACTGAATCCATAGGGTTCACAAAAACATCTCTTTGTGTGAGCACTGAATCCATAGGGGTCACAAAAACATCGAAAGCATCTCCTGAGCCTGCTGCATACGTTACGATGCCTGAAAAATCATCCACAGGCAAAGTGGCGGTGCAAAAAAGAGATCAAATCGCTGACGGAGACGCCGTATTCTGCTCAAAAAGCGGAGTTTTTTAAAACGCGGTTCTTCAGCGATTCAGAGACCTAAATCCGCAGGCAGCGGGGAGCGTCACCGGTGCTCGCTTGTGCCGCCGGTGCAGATTGTCGTCCTTGACAACTGCACCTGAAACCGACATCCTTGTCGGTTTCTCGGCCCGGGCGCTGTCCCCCAGGGGATGATCTCTTCGCCCCTGGCGGGGCGAATTCACCTTATGCCCGGCGACACTCCCTCTGCCAGGAAAACCTGCGGATTTGGGAGAGAGCCGCTGATTG is a window from the Aminivibrio pyruvatiphilus genome containing:
- a CDS encoding QueT transporter family protein — protein: MNEVFSMWKKMKMVVLAVLCAAVYAALLIPFKGFVLIQGITEFRPASALPVAMGLLFGPAGAWGAAIGNLAGDFFGSLSAGSLFGFVGNFMFAYVPYKLWINLGLVAKPDREPDLKSKRKIAAFVIVAVLGSLACALVIAWGLDVLRMVPFAALGSIIFLNNSIPAIVLGIPMMIVLYPRIKGWNLLWTDIMNEEDIPAAGGMSGIGGILMTVSILVGMIGGFIMASAAGQAFLYRGFGAGGEVGSFGVLLVAGMGTAGLVLSCFIQSMPVKK
- a CDS encoding TolC family protein; the encoded protein is MKFSMFFAALPAFLFLFPLTAFSAPLSEAQYLALVMERNNDLAAVRQEIDARLFSARAELSVQRPSLGLSAEASKWLDQERGDQQIDLSLSHRVNLSGSYGLQERELLLGVEILRNQYADAVNERLALAASAYRRAVMAALNREAMEQIVAKRRESLLITREKFDKELVSLLELLRAQSQVDDGEAFLLQARQKYEQQLVEMSALAGGVPVTPETMFPQLEKLSPAVDETKAWESRPDVASLMLSRERASVQRSLAAKGLSPFVDLSLGLRVLEDLNSSMERGGEVFVRAVLTVPLTDGGKTANKTGAAESLLKKAGYELEARRDSLKREADLVRERWGRALEIVAIRRRQAERADKELEIAEMMYREGLGSQLDLITAQEADQKSRTELINAIQELWLVLAEADRVMGRWVRQAL